GTGTCATGTGACTCGACACAAACTGCATTCTTTTTGCAAATATGCATCACATTGCATAGACACCTcagcattttatttattcattaaagcCTGTGGCagttgaattataatttttttagttaaataaaatgttaattttagccTTTGTTCTCTCCAATTTTATATCTGCCAATGTGTTTATTGGTCTGTAACAGGTGAAGGAGCCATTAATGTTGCTGTTGGACAGAACAGAGGTCAAGAAATAAGGGTCAATGGACCGCTCGCTGCACCTGGGCAGATGAGGATGGATGTTGGCTTCCCAGTGCAGCAGGGCCAGGGTAATTATGCACGAATGTGTAACTTGATAAAAGGCTTCTAGCaatgaatacatttattgtaGACCAATGGTCACAGTAGGGCTAAgagttgttaaatattttaagtgaTTCATGGGAGTTATAGGGGCAGTATATTAATATGATCCGATGCTATCAACTAGCTTGaaatattaataatgtgaaaaatatgtttCAGTGCTGAGTATATGTTTTATAAGCATCAGTGtgctgaaatacagtatatgacttgTATGCTGAAATATGTATGCTGTTCTTTTCCAGGTGGAATGCGAATGAATAATCCTTCAGTGTCAATGATTCCCCCAGTGGCTAATATGGCTGCACAGGGTATGGTACTGAATAGTGGCGGACAGATGTACCCAAGAGCACCAAGACCACCTTCACAGACAGGTGGAGGTCTAAACTTTTTCACACAAGCTAAGCTAATCTTTATTGCACAGAAATGAATGACTCATTTATGCTCCATGCTGTGTAGTTATGAATCTCAAATCAGAAAACAGTGctactaattaattaattagtttaaaaatCACTTCTACTCCACAGTTTAGAAAAAAACTCTTAAAAAATGTCTatcaattttttatatttatttgtaaatgtcTACAAAAATTATAAGTTGGGTTTTTTGatctgataatatatatataaatagaaaataatagatacaaatgccagttattttatttttaaacatgatttgaaaagtaatttattttactattattattattattattattattattattattagggttgTCCAGATCCCATTTTTTGGAGACGGGGTACGAATACCAATTCTTCACTCGTTGACGTAATGTGTCTTCAAACTTGATTTAAATATGGCCAATGAGGAAGAAGACCTAACAACAAATGGAAGTGCATTCTGGAAGTGAATGTTAACATTTAGGGCCCTTTGAAATCcattttatttatacttttcaaattcttttttattctttcatattctgtgttttccattttatttcttctgaattctgtatttgacagtttaatagaatagttcactcaaaaattataattctctcatcgtttacttaccaaactcgtatgactttcttccacagaatgcaaccaaagatattttaatggagaaattatgtctgtttgtccatacaatgcaagtgaatggggaccaaattttcaagctcctaaaaagacataaaagcagcacaaatgtaatccataagactccagtggtttaatccatgtcttttgaagcaatctaATCAATTTTAGGTATGAACAGACCAAAAGtgtatctcctttttcactgtacatcttgccattgcagtctctaggcacaaccttgatttcaagctcaattacacttcctagtgcttgaagcatgcgcagagcgctagatggcgctagcaagtgtaatcaagcttgaaatcataattgcccaaggagactgctgatgtcaggttatattttggtctgttctcgtcTCACCCAAAgctgattgtatcacttcagaagacatggattaaacacctGTAGTCGTATTACCATTATGTTACCTTTCTTCCTTTTTGGAGCtggaaaatttggtcaccattcactttgtattTGACTGCACTGTAGGACAACAAAACATCATATtcccattaaaatatctttgtttgtgttatgcagaaaaaagaaagtcatatgagtttgagacaacataagggtaagtaaatgatgagagaattatcatttttggatgaaatattcctttaattgaattTTATCATCGAAAGggtgtgtaaataaatgtattaaaactttaatcaagtgGAAATAGAacaaatcattttaaacataacattgcattatttttgttataaaaaGTACTTTTgtacagatcctcacagcacaaccCAAAATAATTTGTCAaacaaagtgctgcacaacagagcatcacagatgtgagataatGCTTACATATAaacaattattattgatttattattgttattactacagtgaatataacataactatacagttatttatttatgccatattttttttccatttaaatcaagcttttattttggtggagttAAGCCCTTTTAGTATGTGTGTTTTGACGACAGCTTCACACCTCAGAAAAAGCAGGTCAACATGATCAAGTGTGATTATTAAcctgcaaaaggctgtgatttaataaatacatttgttgtcTATATGTGCTGTATGCTTCAAGGTAACACACGAGCGCATATGATGCTTATGATCATTGATCATTGATACGTATCAAGATAGCGCCGTGGATGGCCGccttggtgtggagcgctccaattcttgtttgtttgtactgtgtttagtaatctttttccaatcagttttaccagggacgaactgctgaacgtTCGGCAGCATTTACCAGActatcttttcctggtttttgactattcggacactttgctggacattttagttggaggcgcagctgcgTTGTTCAGGAGACACAGACAAGGGAGATGAGCTGGCGCACTGGTTAAGCTCCGTCGGTGCGGCTTTTGAACAgccctgccaagtattcatcttgcaaatctccgctctcttcctaacaaaacggacaaactacatctcacccatacaaataaggacttttcaacctctgctgccttgtgcttcacagaaacctggctgagtgaacccattccggacagcgcagtacatctgccaggcttccagctattcagagcagatcgcatcgcggatttaacggggaaaacgagaggcggtggaacttgcttttacatcaatgaaggttggtgtacagatgtaacaatgttaaagaagatgtgctgtcctaatttggaagtgctctttattaactgtaagcctttctacccgccacgggagttttcctcgcttattctggtgagtgtttatatcccgccacacgcGTGCGTGAGctccgcgctgcaacagctgtctgatcaaatcacagacataaaacaacaatacccggactcagttattattatgcttggggattttaacaaagcaaacctcacacatgaactgcccaaatacaaacagcacattacaagcccaaccagagacaggaacatactggatcattgttacacaacaataaaggatgcatatcgctctgtccctagagcagctttgggactgtctgatcactgtctggttcaacttcttccaacctacagacagaaactaaaatctgataagactgtagtaaagactgtaaagagaggACCAATGAAGCGGAGCTGGAACtaaaagcctgctttgactgcactgattggagtgtttttgaggctgcagacaccaatctggatgagctcacaaatactgttacatcatatatcagtttctgtaaggatatatgcattcctactaggactttttttaatattcaacaatgacaaaccatggtttacagcagaactcaggcagcttcgttaggccaaagaggatgcttaaagaggtggggataaagtttgtacaatcaggccaggaacacactgaataaggaaatcagagtggctaaaagaagatactctgagaagctgaaaaacaagttttcagctaacaaccctgcatcagtgtggagcggcctgaaagacattacttacttcaagagaccttcccccaacactggagggaaccaacaactggctgatgatttgaatgtgttctactgtagatttgaaaggcccaatctcacaccccacacccgctctgaccttcacttcacacaaacaccaacatctcctgcaacccccttcccgctactcaacctgcacttaagatctgtgaaaaggaggtgtgccgtgtcctccgaaaacaaaagacaaggaaagtacATGGCCCAGAAGGCGTTTCACCTGcttgtcttcgatcctgtgcttactagctggccccatcttcacactgatcttcaatagatcactggagcagtgtgaagtcccatgctgcttcaaatgctcaatcatcattcctgtcccaaagaaaccaaaaatcacaggacttaatgactacagacccgtcgcccttacgtctgtggtcatgaaatcatttgagagactggtgttggcccacctgaaggacatcactggaccctttctagatccccttcaatttgcttatcgagcaaacaggtccgTGGAGgttgcagtcaacatgggattgcatcatatactgcaacatctggacagaccagggacatatgcaaggatcctttttgtggacttcagttcggctttcaacaccatcatcccagctattctccagactaaattacacaaactctctgttcccacgtctatctgtcagtggattaccagctttctgatggacaggcagcagctagtgagatggGAAATTCACTTCCGGCAACTGTACAGtcagcacaggtgccccccagggatgtgtgctctccccactactcttctccctgtacacaaatgactgcatcgtcaaggacccctctgtcaagctcctgaagtttgcagacgacaccactgtcatcggcctcatccaagatgacgatgagtctgcatacagaagggaggttgaacagctggctgtctggtgcagtcaaaactacctgGAGcggaacacgctcaaaatggtggagatgattgtggactttaggaggaacaccccaacactgaccccctcaccattctaaacagcactttggcagcagagtcattcaggttcttaCTACCATCTCacgggacctgaagtgggagacccacattgactccattgtgaaaaaggcccagcagaggttgtacttccttcgccagttgaggaagttcaacctgccacaagtgctgctgatacagttctactcagcaatcattgagtctgtcctctgcacttcaataactgtctggtttggtttagaTACGAAaacggatatcagaagactacaaaggacagtttggactgctgagaggattattgattgCCACCTGCCTTCCCTTCAAGAATtgtacatttccagagtgaggaaaaaggctggaaaaatcactctggaccccactcaccctgcccactacctttttgaactgttgccttgtgGCCGACATTTCAGAGCTCTGagaaccagaaccgtcaggcacaggaactgtTTTACTGTATACTAtacaatatactgtgtgtgtgtgtgtgtgtgtgtgtatatatatatatatatatatatatatatatatatatatatatatatatatatatatacaggtgcatctcaataaattagaataacgtggaaaagttcatttatttcagtaattcaactcaaattgtgaaactcgtgtattaaataaattcagtgcacacagactgaagtagtttaagtctttggttcttttaattgtgatgattttggctcacatttaacaaaaacccaccaattcactatctcaaaaaattagaatatggtgacatgccaatcagttaatcaactcaaaacacctgcaaaggtttcctgagccttcaaaatggtctctcagtttggttcactaagctacacaatcatggggaagactgctgatctgacagttgtccagaagacaatcattgacacccttcacaaggagggtaagccacaaacattcattgccaaagaagctggctgttcacagagtgctgtatccaagcatgttaacagaaagttgagtggaaggaaaaagtgtggaagaaaaagatgcacaaccaaccgagagaaccgcagccttatgattgtcaagcaaaatcgattcaagaatttgggtgaacttcacaaggaatggactgaggctggggtcaaggcatcaagagccaccacacacagacatgtcaaggaatttggctacagttgttgtattcctcttgttaagccactcctgaaccacagacaacgtcagaggcgtcttacctgggctaaggagaagaagaactggactgttgcccagtgttccaaagtcctcttttcagatgagagcaagttttgtatttcatttggaaaccaaggtcctagagtctggaggaagggtggagaagctcatagcccaagtttcttgaagtccagtgttaagtttccacagtctgtgatgatttggggtgcagtgtcatctgctggtgttggtccattgtgttttttgaaaaccaaagtcactgcacccgtttaccaagaaattttagagcacttcatgcttccttctgctgaccagctttttaaaaatgctgatttcattttccagcaggatttggcacctgcccacactgccaaaagcaccaaaagttggttaaatgaccatggtgttggtgtgcttgactggccagcaaactcaccagacctgaaccccatagagaatctatggggtattgtcaagaggaaaatgagaaacaagagaccaaaaaatgcagatgagctgaaggccagtgtcaaagaaacctgggcttccataccacctcagcagtgccacaaactgatcacctctatgccacgccgaattgaggcagtaataaagcaaaaggagcccctaccaagtattgagtacatatacagtaaatgaacatactttccagaaggccaacaattcactaaaaatgtttttttattggtcttatgatgtattctaattttttgagatagtgaattggtgggtttttgttaaatgtgagccaaaatcatcacaattaaaagaaccaaagacttaaactacttcagtctgtgtgcactgaatttatttaatacacgagtttcacaatttgagttgaattactgaaataaatgaacttttccatgacattctaatttattgagatgcacctgtatatatattagtcatTTTGTACTCTATAATTTATTTTCtatccaatttttattttattctatatatatattttttaattattttctagtattacctctgtcttgttgctgtattgtattgttgtgcactggaagcgcctgtcaccaagacaaattccttacctggcaataaagctgattctgatgatgtggtgttttcagtgtatgagctgtcggcttcacacattcactttgaagcatgcagcacatgcagattctaaattaatttgattaaatcgcagcctttgcggTATAATACACTAGGACAGATTGTGATTTAAATcttgcactgaatgtttacacaATGATATTTATACATCAGACGGTATTGGTTTTTGGTGTCAGAGCACATACAGCATCCTGGATTTCACAGGGTAGCCAACACATTGTCTACATTTGAGACAGAATGTCGGTATTTGCTCAAGcacagttgtttaaaaaaaaaaaaaaactgttttaaaaaagttaaaatttttGCAATTGTGTTTGGTGACATTAGTGgcctaatggcacagaaattacatacttcacctttaagtgatGCTAAGTGTCATCAAGTTCACAGTCAGCCAGCATAAATGGTTTGAGCGAGCCTTACTTTCCCTCAAAAGTTTTCACATTTCTGTTCACATTTCTTTTCAGACACAATTGATCCTATGCTGCCAGGGCTGGCCTTACAGCAACAACAGCTCCAGCATCCACAAGTGGGACATGGTCCACTTGGCACCTTGGGCCCCCAGGGCCATCACATGCAAGCCATGCAAGCAAATCGACAGTTAAACCCAGCAGCCCTTCAGCAacttcagcagcagcagcagcagcagcaacaacaacagcagcagcaggttCAGCTAGCTCAACTAAGTGGTTCACGGGGTCCTTTCAACCCCTCAAACCAGATGCCTGTACCTCCTGGCTGGAACCAGTTGCCCTCTGGTATTCTCCAGCCGCCACCTGTCCAGGGTCCTATTGGACCAGGTTGGAGGAAAGCCCCACCACAACCACAAATGGGGCAACGTCAACCCTCCTTGGCTTCTGTTCAGACGCCCAGTCATCCCCCACCTCCATATCCATTTGGCAGCCAGCAGGCTGGTCAggttttcaatacaatggcacaGCACCAgttacaacaacagcagcagactGGGACAAACCAGTTTGCAACCCCTCAGCCCAAAGGCCCCCATGGAGCACCAGGAGTGGTCAGCTCAAGAGTACCTCCTCCCCTGCCTCCCTCCTCTGCTCCGCAGGGGAATCTTGCAGCTAAGTCCCCTGGTTCTTCATCTTCTCCTTTTCAACAGGGATCACCTGGAACTCCGCCAATGATGGGGCAGGGGCAACTCGGTCCACGTCCCACAACCCCACAGGGATTTCCACAGGGCATTGGATCACCAGGAAGAGCTGTAATGGGCCAGCAAGGAAACATCCAGCCAGGCTTTATAGGTATTCCCCAACATGGTCAGATTCCTCAAGGTGGTATGGGAGGTACGTTTCAGCCGTTTCATGTAAAAAGTATTTCTAATTTGGTTGGCATTTGTATgcttcaattaaaatttttaattgcagGTATTCCCAAAAGAATGCCCATGGGGTTCCCAAATGCTCCTGTAAATCAGAACTTTGCACAAGGACAGGTTACTACCAGTGGAGCCGGTAGTACACCCCAACTACAAAACAGTCAGAGCATGGCAAACACTGGTAAGATGTACATGAAAAGATGATTATTTTAATTTGGTTTTGCGTTTGTTTGACCATCATCTAAGGATAAAGCATGAACTTACATCCTCTGAAAATCTTATTAAAGGTGTCCAGTCTTCAACCTCAGGACCAAACCACATGCAGTCTAATCCCCTTCAAGGTGGTGGAATGAGCCATCACACTGGTATGCCAGTTCAAACCCCAGGAACCACCTCAGGAGGAAGTATGGGGCAGCCTCAACAAGGCCTTCAGACTCAAATGATGGGTATACAGCAGTCACAGCATCAAACACAGACAGTAGCTTCCTCCCAAAGTCAAATGGTACAAAGCCAAACAGGGGGCCAGACTGTCCTGTCTAGGCCAGTGAATACAGGGCAGCGAGGGATGACGCCTCCCAAGCAATTGATGCCACCACAGGGTCAAGGGATAATGCAGAGCCAAAACCAACTCGGTGGAGGACAGGGACATCAGGCATTATTActtcaacaacagcagcagcaacaacagcagcaacaacaaaatGCCATGATGGAACACATGGTAGCTGGTCAGATGCAGAGTAACAAGCAGGCCTTTGGCCCCAAAGGTCAGCCTGGGGTCATGCAAGGCCATATGATGAAAGGCCCTTCACCCAATATGCAAGGTAACCTGCCACAGTTCCAGTCTCAGATTGGTCAGCAACAGATGGCTCAGCATCAGCAACAGCAACAAATGGCTCATCTGCAACAACAGCAGCAATTACAGCAACAGCAtttacaacaacagcagcagctaCAACAACTGCAACACCAACAGCCACAACAGCAGCAATTACAGCAACAGCTACAGCAGCCCCATCAGCAGATAGTGCAACAACAGTCACAACAAATTCCAATGAATGGCAACCCGAACCAAGCATTAGGAATGCATGGGCCTCAAATGCGACTTCCAGGAAGTCACCATTTAGTTCAACAACAGCTTCagcaaaaacaacagcaacagcagGTGATGCTGCAGCAGCAACAGGCTGGACAGCAACTTCCACATCAGCTAGGAGAGGGAGGTGGAAGCTCAGCTGATATGAGCCAACAGATGGTTCCAGACATGCAGAATCAGCAACAACAGCAGGGTATGTTGGGAGGTTCTCAACACTTGCAGGTGGGCAATGGCCATTTTCCTGGTCATGGCATGTCATTCAATCCTCAGTTTACTGGTCAGATGCCAATGGGAGGACCCTGTGGACAGGCAGGTGGATTTCCAATAAATAAAGATGTGACATTAACCAGTCCCTTATTAGTTAACCTTCTCCAAAGTGATATTTCTGCCAGCCAGTTTGGACCTGGTGGGAAGCAGGGAACAGGTGGGGCTGCTGCTAACCAGGCCAAGCCTAAAAAGAAGAAACCACCTCGTAAGAAAAAACCCAAATTAGGTGAAGGACAACAATCAGCTGAAGGTctttggtaagtgctttttaagctatacattttacactaaaatcaagtaaataacatattattttaatatataaatatatttacacagtTTGTTGTTATTTCTCTCTATTTATAGTGGTCTGGATTCAGTGCCTCATGGATTGGAGGAAGCAGAGATGCAAGGGTTGGGTTGTGATCAAGGGGCTGCGATTGACTCTAACTCGAAGCTTTCTGAATTTGCTAATCGGCAAGGTAAGAGATTTAAATAGTATGTCTCTTGGTTGATCGTGGATTATTCTACATGATAACTTGTTTTACATTGTGAATTAAATCTTTttaattacaattacatttttatttgaatttaggTGTACCTGGTCAATCTGGAGATCAACGGGTATTGCAGCAAATGTCAATGCAGTTTATGCCCACCCAACAGCAACAACAGttacagcagcagcaacaacaacagttacagcagcagcaacaacaacagttacagcagcagcaacaacaacagttacagcagcagcaacaacaacagttacagcagcagcaacaacaacagttacaacagcagcaacagcagcagcaacagaTGCAACAACAGCAACAGATGCAACAACAGCATCAACAGATTCAGCAACAGCAAATGCAACAGCAACAGATGCAAATGCAGAGTATGCAAGGTCCTCTAGGTCAAGCTGGAATATCACAAGGACCTCATCATGTCCAGTCTCAGATTAATTCACAACAATCGATGCCGATCCAACAGCAGCAGCAACCACAACACCTCCAACAACAATTGCAATCACAACCACAACAGgtgcagcaacaacaacagcagcagcaacaaaTGATGATGATGCTTAAAATGCAACAGGAAGCTAAGAATCGAATGCCATTACAACAAGGTGGCCACATGTCAAAGGGTCTTGTTAATCCTACTGATCCCACTCAGAGAATGCCTGTATCAAAGCAGGGCAACGTACCTGTAATGATTGATCTTCAAGGGCATGGAGGTGTTCCACCTTCTCCAGATAAAGCCAGAGGGATGCCACTCATGGTGAATACATCTATCTCTGGACCAGCGAGAAGGACACCCCTTCCAGAGGTTGGACAATCGACACCAGAGGAAACCCCTGGAACTCACAGCTTGCAGGAAAGGGGATCCCTTGAAATCGGTCCCCAGTCAGGAAATGGAAATCAACAAATGATTCCCAACCAAGGTCCTAATACTCATTTATTGAAGTCTGTGCCCTTATCAGTGGCCCACCAGCCTGGAGCAAGCCCCCAACAGCAGTCACAGCAAGTGTCAGCAATGGTTGGGTCACATAATATTCACTTTCCCAGTGCTCCTTCAACTTCCCAAAGCTCCCGCCCCAAAACCCCTAACAGGGCTAGTCCCCGACCATATCACCACCCTCTAACTCCAACCAACCGTCCACCTAGTACTGAACCCTCTGAAATAAATCTGTCCCCTGAGAGACTGAATGCCTCTATTGCTGGTCTTTTCCCTCCTAAAATTAACATTCCTCTGCCACCACGGCAGCCAAACCTTAATCGAGGCTTTGACCAGCAGGGTCTAAACCCAACCACCCTTAAAGCCATTGGCCAGGCTCCACCAAGTCTAGCAACTCTCCCTGTCAACAATAACACCAGTGGTAACAATAATGGCCCGCAGTCTTATCCGTCAGGTAGTGGCATGGTAAGCTCTGGAGGTAAACAAGATAAACAGCCTGGAATTGGGCAAGCTAAACGGGCTAGTCCCAGTAACAGTCGACGATCAAGCCCTGCCTCTAATAGAAAAGCTACCACTCCAAGCCCAGGAAGACAGAAGGGGGCCAAAAATGCACTGACATCACCTCCACACCAGCAACAAATGCCAGGTCCACAGACCATGATGGTTAGTCCCACCTCAGTGCTCCCAGCTACCTCTGCATGTCTGCCATCAGTAGGACCTGGAGAATCACAACAGAATTCAAATGCTCTGCAATCTCTACCTGGTAGCACCGATACAGTTAGAGATGGCCAGGGACCTGCTCCACAGTCAGAGCAGCATCAGACAGTTAAATTAAGAGAGCAGCCTGCTCCTAAAATGACAAGTCCTCGGGTGCCATCTCTGGAGCCCAAAAGTCAAGAACCTAACAGTTTGGTTGAACAGCGGGCGGAAGATAAGCACCAGCCTCAGACAACACCACAACAAGAGCTTGGCTCTTCTATATCACCAGGTTTTAGAGATGCTCCAACCTCTCTCAATCAACTATTGGACAATACAGGCACCCCACCACTGTCAATGAAATCTCAAAATAATCGTCATTTAGGTGGAGATCATACGCAGAAAGAGAGCCCTCGTACTCTGTTAGATCAAGCAAGCCAATCTAATCGTGTTGTCTTGCAGAGCACAGATAGGGGCCCCTCTTTGTCTACAGGTGAAACTGACCAGAAACCTAAATCTAATTCAGTATCAAGCCCAAACCTTGTCCCCAGTAGCAGTCAAAATATGCAGTCCGTCAGTGCTGTATCAAGTGGTAGTTCAAATCAAACTGTGCTCTTAAGCCTCACTTCAATTTCCAACCCTTCAGTAAGTTCAAGTCATAACCTTATACCCATCACAAATACATCTCAAACAGTCTTGCAAAGACCAATCTCATCAGCATCAACTCCACAAAACCAGATCACAGTATTTGTAACCTCCAATCCTATTAGCTCTGCAACCAACACTGCTTCTGTAGTTCCCCCAGCTGTTGTTTCCAAGGTGCTTGCGGTTCCCAATAAAAATATAAGACCCCCAGATATTCGTCAACAAAACCCTACCCAAACACGTCCACAATTCATCACAGGACCTGTGTATTCAATATTTCAAGCTACATCTGTACCATCAAGTACCAGTGTCATGTCTCAACCTGTCACTATGGTTGGTCCCATAGTCTCTGCAAACATCCAACTTAACCCTACCCCAGTGTCAACTACATCACCACCCTCTGCACCAGTATCGACACCTTTGGTAACAAACTCGCCTGCTGTCAGCATAGCTTCTAGTCAGCAAGGCCGCACTGTCATTGGGCAGCTTCAAGTTCAAGTACCTGCAAGTCAGGCTTCCCCTGTAAGCATAGCACCACAGCCTCAACAGCCAAGCCCAGGTGTTGCAAAACAGGAAAGTGTCTCTGATGCCACTGGCTCAAAACCTAGTTCTGTTGGACAATCATCCTTACACTCTAACATGCAATCATCACACTTTCAGCATCTTTTAGCCTCTTCACCTGCTTGCTCTAGCCCAGGGGCTACAGCTGTTGCTCGCAAAAGTCCCTTGTCTCCAATAACAACGTTAGCCAAAGG
The genomic region above belongs to Myxocyprinus asiaticus isolate MX2 ecotype Aquarium Trade chromosome 28, UBuf_Myxa_2, whole genome shotgun sequence and contains:
- the LOC127418873 gene encoding nuclear receptor coactivator 6-like isoform X3, with the protein product MAHQHGSCELSWDAQSPRGISLTDHDSGVEDGDDSPSSPPLSVENSTIYVAFKGNMSDEDFQEKLDAVLNGMPDMLLLGTKRLEPERVEPWNSVRVTFNIPREAAERLRLLAQNNQQQLRDLGILSVQIEGEGAINVAVGQNRGQEIRVNGPLAAPGQMRMDVGFPVQQGQGGMRMNNPSVSMIPPVANMAAQGMVLNSGGQMYPRAPRPPSQTDTIDPMLPGLALQQQQLQHPQVGHGPLGTLGPQGHHMQAMQANRQLNPAALQQLQQQQQQQQQQQQQQVQLAQLSGSRGPFNPSNQMPVPPGWNQLPSGILQPPPVQGPIGPGWRKAPPQPQMGQRQPSLASVQTPSHPPPPYPFGSQQAGQVFNTMAQHQLQQQQQTGTNQFATPQPKGPHGAPGVVSSRVPPPLPPSSAPQGNLAAKSPGSSSSPFQQGSPGTPPMMGQGQLGPRPTTPQGFPQGIGSPGRAVMGQQGNIQPGFIGIPQHGQIPQGGMGGIPKRMPMGFPNAPVNQNFAQGQVTTSGAGSTPQLQNSQSMANTGVQSSTSGPNHMQSNPLQGGGMSHHTGMPVQTPGTTSGGSMGQPQQGLQTQMMGIQQSQHQTQTVASSQSQMVQSQTGGQTVLSRPVNTGQRGMTPPKQLMPPQGQGIMQSQNQLGGGQGHQALLLQQQQQQQQQQQQNAMMEHMVAGQMQSNKQAFGPKGQPGVMQGHMMKGPSPNMQGNLPQFQSQIGQQQMAQHQQQQQMAHLQQQQQLQQQHLQQQQQLQQLQHQQPQQQQLQQQLQQPHQQIVQQQSQQIPMNGNPNQALGMHGPQMRLPGSHHLVQQQLQQKQQQQQVMLQQQQAGQQLPHQLGEGGGSSADMSQQMVPDMQNQQQQQGMLGGSQHLQVGNGHFPGHGMSFNPQFTGQMPMGGPCGQAGGFPINKDVTLTSPLLVNLLQSDISASQFGPGGKQGTGGAAANQAKPKKKKPPRKKKPKLGEGQQSAEGLCGLDSVPHGLEEAEMQGLGCDQGAAIDSNSKLSEFANRQGVPGQSGDQRVLQQMSMQFMPTQQQQQLQQQQQQQLQQQQQQQLQQQQQQQLQQQQQQQLQQQQQQQLQQQQQQQQQMQQQQQMQQQHQQIQQQQMQQQQMQMQSMQGPLGQAGISQGPHHVQSQINSQQSMPIQQQQQPQHLQQQLQSQPQQVQQQQQQQQQMMMMLKMQQEAKNRMPLQQGGHMSKGLVNPTDPTQRMPVSKQGNVPVMIDLQGHGGVPPSPDKARGMPLMVNTSISGPARRTPLPEVGQSTPEETPGTHSLQERGSLEIGPQSGNGNQQMIPNQGPNTHLLKSVPLSVAHQPGASPQQQSQQVSAMVGSHNIHFPSAPSTSQSSRPKTPNRASPRPYHHPLTPTNRPPSTEPSEINLSPERLNASIAGLFPPKINIPLPPRQPNLNRGFDQQGLNPTTLKAIGQAPPSLATLPVNNNTSGNNNGPQSYPSGSGMVSSGGKQDKQPGIGQAKRASPSNSRRSSPASNRKATTPSPGRQKGAKNALTSPPHQQQMPGPQTMMVSPTSVLPATSACLPSVGPGESQQNSNALQSLPGSTDTVRDGQGPAPQSEQHQTVKLREQPAPKMTSPRVPSLEPKSQEPNSLVEQRAEDKHQPQTTPQQELGSSISPGFRDAPTSLNQLLDNTGTPPLSMKSQNNRHLGGDHTQKESPRTLLDQASQSNRVVLQSTDRGPSLSTGETDQKPKSNSVSSPNLVPSSSQNMQSVSAVSSGSSNQTVLLSLTSISNPSVSSSHNLIPITNTSQTVLQRPISSASTPQNQITVFVTSNPISSATNTASVVPPAVVSKVLAVPNKNIRPPDIRQQNPTQTRPQFITGPVYSIFQATSVPSSTSVMSQPVTMVGPIVSANIQLNPTPVSTTSPPSAPVSTPLVTNSPAVSIASSQQGRTVIGQLQVQVPASQASPVSIAPQPQQPSPGVAKQESVSDATGSKPSSVGQSSLHSNMQSSHFQHLLASSPACSSPGATAVARKSPLSPITTLAKGSPILTVVSKNTAPSISSNSDGQKEQNPITQIGKTVDVTTPYASSVVTSVMVSSLRPSAPVTVPTVQVASQQSALPSKVSSPVSVSTPFPVPTSMPTFNLPPPASSSTILHLSSPVTNSSPPSNLPASSVAPPAVPLGTHTTTSSSSTATSQQRSLEQQPSSLVERSLPDSTETKEAIIDAPSLSAQPETTQGDQPSSDQAGHGVTTATEQGWAKKRKTPVNLAPRDTRATAEKAKGPSRRSSRTDKEPEEEASDNSLRKRAARPGSASSNTGKESNTGASPTQAKRRKSK